A portion of the Megalobrama amblycephala isolate DHTTF-2021 linkage group LG23, ASM1881202v1, whole genome shotgun sequence genome contains these proteins:
- the gpr101 gene encoding probable G-protein coupled receptor 101, with the protein MPTFPPLGSNSSTVPWDPGAPLAPSLVNSTVKMVLISAIVCTSLFGNVVVLLVFQRKPQLLHVANRFVLNLLLADLLQTVLVMPFAIAATVPDVWPLDSRLCQALVVLMHLFAFAGVNTIIVVSVDRYLAIIHPLSYPTRMTPHLGTNLIALTWLLSVLQSTPPLYGWGTIEFDRRHNACTVVWSSSYSYSALVSALSFWLPVVIMLCCYWMVFRAARRQNALVHPIQSNPPPDSQASCSSPQRQQPQPEGPFSATYPIRTRHRRFHYHCKAARVVFVIMASYLLSMGPYSVLSTISIYSSTAVPPWLSSMALILFFLQCCLHPYIYGYMHRSVRKEFLALLCGPLCGQGRISQGSAVDSCFTVTDGRLAHTHLSSQTTRVCPLRTWEEGTTSSSPTERRSKDSRKETTSISLSSEKGAHCTQQHQQAT; encoded by the coding sequence ATGCCCACCTTTCCACCTCTGGGCAGTAACTCCAGCACAGTACCCTGGGACCCTGGCGCGCCCCTGGCGCCGTCTCTGGTGAACAGCACGGTGAAGATGGTGCTCATATCAGCGATCGTGTGCACGTCGCTTTTTGGAAACGTCGTGGTGCTTCTGGTATTCCAGCGCAAGCCACAGCTTCTCCACGTCGCCAACCGCTTCGTGCTCAACCTGCTCCTGGCCGACCTTCTGCAGACGGTGCTGGTTATGCCCTTCGCCATCGCCGCCACCGTGCCCGATGTCTGGCCGCTGGACTCCCGCCTGTGCCAGGCCCTCGTGGTGCTCATGCACCTGTTCGCGTTCGCTGGCGTCAACACCATCATCGTGGTGTCCGTAGATCGCTACCTGGCCATCATCCACCCGCTGTCCTACCCCACTCGAATGACACCTCACCTGGGTACCAACCTGATCGCTCTCACCTGGCTTCTCAGCGTGCTTCAGAGCACTCCGCCGCTGTATGGATGGGGAACCATCGAATTCGACCGCCGCCACAATGCCTGCACTGTTGTGTGGTCCTCGAGCTACTCGTATTCAGCACTGGTGTCCGCACTTTCGTTCTGGCTGCCTGTGGTGATCATGCTTTGCTGCTACTGGATGGTGTTCAGAGCGGCAAGGCGGCAGAACGCTCTCGTTCACCCCATCCAATCCAACCCCCCTCCGGATTCCCAAGCATCCTGTTCCAGCCCCCAAAGGCAGCAGCCCCAACCAGAGGGGCCGTTTTCGGCCACTTACCCCATCAGGACCCGCCACAGACGCTTCCACTATCACTGTAAGGCGGCACGAGTGGTGTTTGTCATCATGGCATCTTACCTGCTCAGCATGGGCCCGTACAGCGTCCTGAGCACTATATCCATTTACTCCAGCACAGCAGTGCCGCCATGGTTGTCCTCGATGGCGCTCATTCTCTTCTTCCTGCAGTGCTGCTTACACCCATACATCTATGGCTACATGCACCGCAGTGTACGCAAGGAGTTCCTGGCGCTGCTCTGCGGGCCGCTCTGTGGGCAGGGACGGATCAGTCAAGGCTCCGCCGTGGATAGCTGCTTCACGGTGACAGACGGGCGTTTGGCGCACACCCACCTTTCAAGCCAGACTACCCGTGTGTGCCCTCTCCGAACCTGGGAGGAAGGTACAACGTCTTCGTCCCCTACAGAGAGGAGGTCTAAAGACAGCCGTAAGGAGACCACCTCCATCAGTCTGAGCTCAGAGAAAGGAGCTCACTGTACACAGCAACACCAACAAGCAACCTGA